The Salvelinus fontinalis isolate EN_2023a unplaced genomic scaffold, ASM2944872v1 scaffold_1115, whole genome shotgun sequence DNA segment tccaactggcctcacaaccgcagaccacgtgtaaccacaccaggccaggacctccacatccggcatcttcacacacatgcaccatccacctggacagctgatgaaactggagtatttttgtctgtaattaataaagcccttttgcggggaaaaactcattctgattggctggacctggctctccagtgggtgggcctatgccctcccaagcccacccatgactgtgcccctgcccagtcatgtgaaatccatagattagggcctaatacatttatttcaattgactgatttcctgatatgaactcAGTAAaaccattgaaattgttgcatgttgcgtttatatttttgttcagtgtaattgggGACCCCCACTCTACAGACTGGTATTACAGTAGCATCAAAATCACACCCTTGAACAGCAATGTGCTGCATAAACAGAGTATTTTGGCCCACTGGTAGACTTCTGGTACATGGTAGACAGTCAGGTACATGGTAGACAGTAGGGTACATGTCTGTGGCGTGGGTGGATAAGGAAGAGTCTCTTACTTCTCCAGGGTCATGGCCAGGCCTTGCAGGCTCCTGGGATGCAGGGCTAGGCGTCGGGACAGTAGTCTCTTATGGAAGGTGTTGAGGATGCTGCAGTGTTCCTCTATAGGCTGTACAGGTCCCAGTCTCTCTATGTTAATTACCTGAATACCTCCCAACACATGGCTGATCCTCTCCTTCAGCCACTCTGTCTGCTGGAGCAGGCTACGGTAGCTGGGGAGACTCACAAACAGCTAGGACACATGtacaacacacaaacaaacacggaACATGAGCAACAGGAAAATAAAAAAGACTGGTAACTTTTCCATCTGAAATGTAACATGTGCCTTACTTTTGTCCATTGGTGATGAACATCCATTGTTCCCAGCATCACGTGACCCGAGGCATTCATCCCTGATTGGTCAGTGAATATTATAGTGTGTCCTAAAAGAAAATAAGGAATGCATAAAGTAATTTACCATACATAATTTTAATTCACTCATCATTCTCTGTCAGTCAGGACATCTTTCAAAATGTCAACAGAATAGAACAATTCAAGCCCACTCTTAAGACATAAAGACCCTTATTGACTCTTCCAGGTGTGTATACCTCGCAGGTTGAGCACAGCCTCAGGGTTCTGCTGGGAGAGACGGCTCAGACTCTGGAGCTGACAGCATCTGTGAGTCACTCCCCAGCTGCGATGCCACCTGCAGGAGGAAGGAGGTATTGTCCTCAGACCAGGTGTTCAAGTGGGAGCAGAGATCCCCAGTCATGATGTAACAACAGGAGGAGGCTCAAAGTCTCCAGAACATTGATAATACGTTACTTTGGAATGACATTAACCACCTTCTGTTGTACCGCAGGCCAGTAGAACCCAGTCAAACAGTAACTCAAACATGCACCCTATGAAGCTGAAGGGTCTATGCACTTTACTTCATAGGGCCAGCACTTTGCATCAGAgtcatgttgtattcggcgcatgtgacaattcTGTTTTTACTATGTGTCTCTGCATCATTTTCTATCTGCATGGGAGTTGGTGCACTTAATGAAACTCCAATGTTTTCATCTTCTATCATAATGGAATAGCTGTTGTTCAGAGTGTTGATGATTACCTGATATCTTCCAAGGCAAATTTCTGACACAATTCCTTCTTGAGTCTCTTCAGCTCCTCCCGTCGAGGGACACTGGCGTTCTGCTTCTTCGTAGCCTCCTTCTCATGGTTTCTCAGCCACAAGCTGCAGCAGAAAGACAACTCTTCAGACAGACCAATGGCTCGCTTGTAGAGCACGTCACTTCTCTCAGGGCAGTGGAATAAGCCAACTAGAAGAATGCAAGTACACAGGCAGTGACGAAGACAGCAAGATCATGTTTCTTTTTAAACCCGTCTTCGGAATGCATCTGTGAATTTGAGTTGACAGTTAAAAAGTGATCGAGCTAAAGCGATGCTAATGTCTAATGTGTCATTCTACATACATAGGATGCTACCGTTTGCTTTGGCTAGGTAGTCATTATACAGTACCTTAGTGTGGGCTCTACTTTCTTGGCCTGCTCCAGCTCCTGCTCTGGGTCTCTGAAGCCAGTGAAGCTGTAGTAGCTTTTGTCCCATTTGATGGGCCTGTAGAAAGGGTTCCCATGCCCAGCCACCGGCTGCTGGCTCTTGGGTGACTCTGAGCTGGCCTTGAGTCCCTTCATGTGCTCTGTGGACAGACTGCAGGACTTCAACACGTCCATTACGGTGGTCAGGACATCCTTGGTCTGCAGAGTGAAGCTGACTGAACGGAACCCTGGGAAATGTAGTCAAATGTATTACAAACGTAGTCAGTcagaaaaaaaatccaaattgcaAATGGCACCATGTTCTCTATATAATGTACTACATTTAACCAGGGtgcatagggtgtcatttggaatgCACCCAGGCATAATACTCACCCTCAGAGGAAACGGTATGAAAAAACAAATGATCAAGAAACACCAATACTGTAGTCTACATTTTAAGCAGGCTAAAAGGACATTACCAGGAGGAAAGATGTCCTTCTGAATGCCTTCCTTCCCCTTTATTTCCCTGACATAAAAGGTGAGCTTTGTTGGTTGGACTGAGCGGGTTCCCGGTTTCTGAAGGTTTTCCAAATAACCATTGAGTCTCTTGAGGGAATTCTCATTCACTTCCTGAAGAGAATTACACAAAGAATTTATTATATATAAAAAAGAATGATTGGCAATTCCACGATAACAGAATGATTCTGAGGCTcatatttttcactttaaaatgtcaaacaaaaatCAATGaatgcaaagttaaacaaaccatgcaactctatgcacaaggactccTTTTAACAATTACCACTGAAAATTTTACAAAAACAACTTTAATTGagtaacagtgcagatgcaaagtttggtaacagaatgacggtttGTGCTGCATCTACACTGtccttcaagtaaatgtgtttctgtaaaatgttaaaTGGAAATTGTTAAGTCACCATGGAATGGCCCTACGACATAATTCTATGATACATTGACATTATTGCTCTTTTAGCCTACGACAGGACATAATCATTCACCCTTTCCCTGGGATGCTGGCCAAAGAAGTCTGGATGCACTGCAAAGTAGAAAGGTCTCAGTGCATTGATAGCATCTGCCCCTGAAAGAGCTCTCTGATGGACCAAATGTGTTGCAACATGTCTGTTCCCCACTCTGAAAAACAACGTGGACCAGAGAGTGAGGATAAAGGGTTGTCACCATGATCACTATGAAGTCCAAAGGGAACCTGCTGTGCATTACATCAGGGTCTCCCAAACTCAGCCCCCCCTGCACGTTTTGGTTTCTGCCGcaccactacacagctgattcaaatggtaaaagcttgatgatgagttggttg contains these protein-coding regions:
- the LOC129848698 gene encoding T-cell activation inhibitor, mitochondrial-like isoform X3 — encoded protein: MSVTSLLRSAMRVGNRHVATHLVHQRALSGADAINALRPFYFAVHPDFFGQHPREREVNENSLKRLNGYLENLQKPGTRSVQPTKLTFYVREIKGKEGIQKDIFPPGFRSVSFTLQTKDVLTTVMDVLKSCSLSTEHMKGLKASSESPKSQQPVAGHGNPFYRPIKWDKSYYSFTGFRDPEQELEQAKKVEPTLSLWLRNHEKEATKKQNASVPRREELKRLKKELCQKFALEDIRWHRSWGVTHRCCQLQSLSRLSQQNPEAVLNLRGHTIIFTDQSGMNASGHVMLGTMDVHHQWTKLFVSLPSYRSLLQQTEWLKERISHVLGGIQVINIERLGPVQPIEEHCSILNTFHKRLLSRRLALHPRSLQGLAMTLEKELGGPNEITGGLPIGEPWCRGM
- the LOC129848698 gene encoding T-cell activation inhibitor, mitochondrial-like isoform X1 yields the protein MSVTSLLRSAMRVGNRHVATHLVHQRALSGADAINALRPFYFAVHPDFFGQHPREREVNENSLKRLNGYLENLQKPGTRSVQPTKLTFYVREIKGKEGIQKDIFPPGFRSVSFTLQTKDVLTTVMDVLKSCSLSTEHMKGLKASSESPKSQQPVAGHGNPFYRPIKWDKSYYSFTGFRDPEQELEQAKKVEPTLSLWLRNHEKEATKKQNASVPRREELKRLKKELCQKFALEDIRWHRSWGVTHRCCQLQSLSRLSQQNPEAVLNLRGHTIIFTDQSGMNASGHVMLGTMDVHHQWTKLFVSLPSYRSLLQQTEWLKERISHVLGGIQVINIERLGPVQPIEEHCSILNTFHKRLLSRRLALHPRSLQGLAMTLENDRSSPSLHEMGHFVIPATCEPSRLQTFLQSMAWEARQRIKHRNQRALCVTLTCVRPQAAGGGGGGTAPLPGGSGPEESVQGAQCQTQPDDPLLQAVAGGTLPTHGGPPGGGLPLLLCVAGRGLVHPLGLEGLRAQGQGTCCSTPG
- the LOC129848698 gene encoding T-cell activation inhibitor, mitochondrial-like isoform X2, with protein sequence MSVTSLLRSAMRVGNRHVATHLVHQRALSGADAINALRPFYFAVHPDFFGQHPREREVNENSLKRLNGYLENLQKPGTRSVQPTKLTFYVREIKGKEGIQKDIFPPGFRSVSFTLQTKDVLTTVMDVLKSCSLSTEHMKGLKASSESPKSQQPVAGHGNPFYRPIKWDKSYYSFTGFRDPEQELEQAKKVEPTLSLWLRNHEKEATKKQNASVPRREELKRLKKELCQKFALEDIRWHRSWGVTHRCCQLQSLSRLSQQNPEAVLNLRGHTIIFTDQSGMNASGHVMLGTMDVHHQWTKLFVSLPSYRSLLQQTEWLKERISHVLGGIQVINIERLGPVQPIEEHCSILNTFHKRLLSRRLALHPRSLQGLAMTLENDRSSPSLHEMGHFVIPATCEPSRLQTFLQSMAWEARQRIKHRNQLQAEEEEVLLHCLEGLALRNLSKEPSVRHNQMIPCCRRLLEERSPLMEGLRVEVSHFYSVLQDGDLCIPWDWKG
- the LOC129848698 gene encoding T-cell activation inhibitor, mitochondrial-like isoform X4, with amino-acid sequence MDVLKSCSLSTEHMKGLKASSESPKSQQPVAGHGNPFYRPIKWDKSYYSFTGFRDPEQELEQAKKVEPTLSLWLRNHEKEATKKQNASVPRREELKRLKKELCQKFALEDIRWHRSWGVTHRCCQLQSLSRLSQQNPEAVLNLRGHTIIFTDQSGMNASGHVMLGTMDVHHQWTKLFVSLPSYRSLLQQTEWLKERISHVLGGIQVINIERLGPVQPIEEHCSILNTFHKRLLSRRLALHPRSLQGLAMTLENDRSSPSLHEMGHFVIPATCEPSRLQTFLQSMAWEARQRIKHRNQRALCVTLTCVRPQAAGGGGGGTAPLPGGSGPEESVQGAQCQTQPDDPLLQAVAGGTLPTHGGPPGGGLPLLLCVAGRGLVHPLGLEGLRAQGQGTCCSTPG